One region of Mycteria americana isolate JAX WOST 10 ecotype Jacksonville Zoo and Gardens chromosome 17, USCA_MyAme_1.0, whole genome shotgun sequence genomic DNA includes:
- the C17H9orf78 gene encoding splicing factor C9orf78 homolog isoform X2, translated as MGGSPAGLKVEEAKEVQSLRKRPNGVSAVALLVGEKLQEEATLVDDPFKIKSGGMVDMKKLKERGKDRINEEEDLNLGTSFSAETNRRDEDADMMKYIETELKKRKGIVENEEQKVKLKNAEDSLYELPENIRVSSAKKTEEMLSNQMLSGIPEVDLGIDAKIKNIISTEEAKAKLLAEQQNKKKDSETSFVPTNMAVNYVQHNRFYHEELNAPVRRNKEEPKPRPLRVGDTERPEPERSPPNRKRPLNEKATDDYHYEKFKKMNRRY; from the exons ATGGGGGGGTCGCCAGCCGG gttaaaAGTTGAGGAAGCCAAAGAAGTTCAGAGCCTCAGAAAGCGACCCAATGGGGTGAG TGCTGTAGCTCTGCTTGTGGGAGAGAAGTTGCAAGAAGAAGCAACACTCGTG gATGACCCATTTAAGATAAAGTCTGGGGGAATGGTGGACatgaagaagctgaaagaaagaggCAAGGACAG GATTAATGAAGAGGAAGATCTAAACTTGGGAACTTCCTTCTCAGCTGAAACCAACAGGCGGGATGAAGATGCTGACAT GATGAAGTACATTGAGACTgagctgaagaagagaaagggaattGTGGAGAATGAGGAGCAGAAGGTGAAGCTTAAGAATGCCGAGGACTCTCTGTACGAGCTGCCAGAGAACATCCGTGTCTCCTCTGCCAAGAAGACTGAGGAGATGCTGTCCAACCAGATGCTGAGCGGCATTCCTGAAGTGGACCTAGGAATTGA tgcaaaaataaaaaacatcatCTCAACTGAAGAGGCCAAGGCCaagctgctggcagagcagcagaacaaaaagaaagacagCGAAACTTCCTTTGTTCCCACCAACATGGCTGTTAACTATGTCCAGCACAACAGAT ttTATCATGAGGAGCTAAATGCACCAGTGCGAAGGAACAAAGAAGAGCCAAAGCCCCGTCCACTGAGAGTGGGGGATACGGAGAGGCCAGAACCTGAGC GGTCTCCTCCAAATCGCAAACGTCCACTCAATGAAAAAGCAACAGATGATTATCACTATGAGAAATTCAAGAAGATGAATAGGCGATACTGA
- the C17H9orf78 gene encoding splicing factor C9orf78 homolog isoform X1 — translation MPAKKSFRRRREDSEEEEEDEQVAEEVRLKVEEAKEVQSLRKRPNGVSAVALLVGEKLQEEATLVDDPFKIKSGGMVDMKKLKERGKDRINEEEDLNLGTSFSAETNRRDEDADMMKYIETELKKRKGIVENEEQKVKLKNAEDSLYELPENIRVSSAKKTEEMLSNQMLSGIPEVDLGIDAKIKNIISTEEAKAKLLAEQQNKKKDSETSFVPTNMAVNYVQHNRFYHEELNAPVRRNKEEPKPRPLRVGDTERPEPERSPPNRKRPLNEKATDDYHYEKFKKMNRRY, via the exons ATGCCGGCCAAGAAGTCCTTCCGGCGGCGGAGGGAGGactccgaggaggaggaggaggacgagcaGGTCGCTGAGGAGGTCAG gttaaaAGTTGAGGAAGCCAAAGAAGTTCAGAGCCTCAGAAAGCGACCCAATGGGGTGAG TGCTGTAGCTCTGCTTGTGGGAGAGAAGTTGCAAGAAGAAGCAACACTCGTG gATGACCCATTTAAGATAAAGTCTGGGGGAATGGTGGACatgaagaagctgaaagaaagaggCAAGGACAG GATTAATGAAGAGGAAGATCTAAACTTGGGAACTTCCTTCTCAGCTGAAACCAACAGGCGGGATGAAGATGCTGACAT GATGAAGTACATTGAGACTgagctgaagaagagaaagggaattGTGGAGAATGAGGAGCAGAAGGTGAAGCTTAAGAATGCCGAGGACTCTCTGTACGAGCTGCCAGAGAACATCCGTGTCTCCTCTGCCAAGAAGACTGAGGAGATGCTGTCCAACCAGATGCTGAGCGGCATTCCTGAAGTGGACCTAGGAATTGA tgcaaaaataaaaaacatcatCTCAACTGAAGAGGCCAAGGCCaagctgctggcagagcagcagaacaaaaagaaagacagCGAAACTTCCTTTGTTCCCACCAACATGGCTGTTAACTATGTCCAGCACAACAGAT ttTATCATGAGGAGCTAAATGCACCAGTGCGAAGGAACAAAGAAGAGCCAAAGCCCCGTCCACTGAGAGTGGGGGATACGGAGAGGCCAGAACCTGAGC GGTCTCCTCCAAATCGCAAACGTCCACTCAATGAAAAAGCAACAGATGATTATCACTATGAGAAATTCAAGAAGATGAATAGGCGATACTGA